The following proteins come from a genomic window of Candidatus Leptovillus gracilis:
- a CDS encoding right-handed parallel beta-helix repeat-containing protein: MKKAAKWFGIILAVIAALLLIAIVAAAAVPIATDPDVRANHGAGSKSVLPSYSGLQRAFPASNEPADNPSTPEKVALGQLLFFDPALSENNEMACATCHNPDWGFSDGRAQPLGLDGTPLARSAPTLWNVAYAQALFWDGRETSLEAQSHFPLTHANEMGVSNTAALVSELAAIPEYQQRFAAAFTDGLTYDNVGRALAAFQRSLLSQNSPFDRYAAGDFDALTAQQRRGLALFRSGATRCFECHNAPTFASDTFRVVGVPSDDPGRAGVVADGLNGAFKVPTLRNIALSAPYMHDGSLATLAEVVDFYAEGGGRAHGRDNIDVFVQGFTLNEQERADLVAFLMALTDESGLPQPVTAVPSGLPVIPASANPMRDVAASYNIGGGEPAIAERAPQTIQVAAGESIQTAVDRARPGDTVEIPYGVYHERVVIDISDFTLRGRPNEAGDYPILDGEGLLPEGVLASGNNFTVSHLHTRNYTDNGILVEGVTGVHFHDIFAENVGTYGVYPVQSTDVLIERVVVTGVDDAGIYAGQCENVIVRDSEAYGNVLGIELENTLNGQVYNNYVHDNTLGILIVLLPQLTSKISADTRVFDNVVENNNLENFAPGGFARIAPVGTGILLLATDNAEVTGNTLSGNDSVGVAVFGLERSGGFNMNEVDVGPRSENVWVHGNTFSANGRYPAAALAELGIPGADVIWDGQGSGNRFDEPGASTFPPVLPGSGWPAWAYRAYYTILNLAVTQMG, translated from the coding sequence ATGAAAAAAGCAGCCAAGTGGTTCGGTATCATCCTGGCGGTCATCGCCGCCTTACTGCTCATTGCCATTGTCGCCGCCGCCGCCGTGCCTATCGCCACCGATCCCGACGTGCGCGCCAATCATGGCGCTGGTTCTAAAAGCGTGCTGCCCTCCTACTCTGGCCTACAGCGCGCCTTCCCCGCCAGCAATGAACCGGCCGACAATCCCTCTACGCCGGAAAAAGTGGCCCTGGGCCAACTGCTCTTCTTCGACCCCGCGCTCTCCGAGAATAACGAAATGGCCTGCGCCACCTGCCACAACCCCGATTGGGGTTTCAGCGACGGCCGTGCCCAACCCCTCGGCCTCGATGGAACGCCGCTAGCCCGCAGCGCCCCCACTCTGTGGAATGTCGCCTACGCGCAAGCGCTGTTTTGGGACGGCCGTGAAACCTCCCTCGAAGCCCAATCCCACTTCCCCCTCACCCACGCCAACGAAATGGGTGTCAGCAACACCGCCGCCCTGGTGTCTGAACTGGCGGCCATCCCTGAATACCAACAGCGCTTCGCCGCCGCCTTCACCGATGGCCTGACCTACGACAACGTGGGGCGCGCCCTGGCCGCCTTCCAACGCAGCCTGCTCAGCCAAAACAGCCCCTTCGACCGCTACGCCGCCGGCGACTTCGACGCCCTGACGGCGCAGCAGCGGCGCGGGTTGGCTCTCTTCCGCTCCGGGGCCACGCGCTGCTTTGAATGCCACAACGCCCCTACCTTTGCCAGCGACACCTTCCGCGTCGTCGGCGTACCCAGCGACGACCCAGGCCGCGCCGGCGTGGTGGCCGATGGCTTGAACGGCGCGTTTAAAGTGCCCACGCTGCGCAATATCGCCCTCAGCGCCCCTTACATGCACGATGGTTCGCTGGCGACCCTGGCCGAAGTGGTGGATTTCTACGCCGAGGGCGGCGGCCGCGCCCACGGCCGTGACAACATAGATGTGTTTGTGCAGGGCTTCACCCTGAACGAGCAGGAACGCGCCGATCTGGTAGCCTTCTTGATGGCTCTAACCGACGAGAGTGGGCTGCCGCAGCCGGTAACGGCCGTGCCTTCCGGCCTGCCTGTCATCCCGGCCAGCGCCAATCCCATGCGCGATGTGGCCGCCAGCTACAACATCGGCGGCGGTGAGCCAGCCATCGCCGAGCGCGCGCCGCAGACAATTCAGGTGGCGGCCGGGGAGAGCATTCAAACGGCCGTAGACCGCGCCCGCCCTGGCGACACCGTAGAAATCCCTTATGGCGTCTACCACGAGCGCGTCGTCATAGACATCAGCGATTTCACCCTGCGCGGCCGACCCAACGAAGCTGGCGATTACCCCATTCTGGATGGGGAAGGTCTGCTGCCCGAAGGCGTGTTGGCCTCCGGCAACAACTTCACCGTCAGCCACCTGCACACGCGCAACTACACCGACAACGGCATCCTGGTGGAAGGCGTCACCGGCGTGCATTTCCATGACATTTTTGCCGAAAATGTGGGAACCTATGGCGTTTACCCCGTACAAAGCACCGACGTACTCATCGAACGGGTCGTGGTCACTGGCGTAGACGACGCTGGCATCTACGCCGGGCAGTGCGAAAATGTGATCGTGCGCGACAGCGAAGCCTACGGCAATGTTCTGGGCATCGAGCTGGAAAACACCCTCAACGGCCAGGTGTACAACAACTACGTCCACGACAACACCCTGGGCATCCTCATCGTCTTACTGCCGCAGCTGACCTCTAAAATCTCGGCCGACACCCGCGTTTTTGACAACGTGGTCGAGAATAACAACCTGGAGAATTTTGCCCCCGGCGGTTTTGCCCGCATCGCCCCGGTGGGCACAGGCATCCTGCTGTTGGCGACCGACAACGCCGAAGTAACCGGCAACACGCTCAGCGGCAACGACAGTGTGGGTGTGGCCGTCTTTGGCCTGGAGCGCTCTGGCGGCTTTAACATGAACGAAGTAGACGTAGGGCCGCGCTCGGAGAACGTGTGGGTGCATGGCAATACGTTTAGCGCCAACGGCCGTTACCCGGCTGCGGCATTGGCCGAGTTGGGTATCCCTGGCGCAGATGTGATCTGGGACGGGCAGGGCAGCGGCAACCGCTTCGACGAGCCGGGCGCATCTACCTTTCCGCCCGTGCTGCCTGGCAGCGGCTGGCCCGCTTGGGCCTATCGCGCCTATTACACCATCCTCAATCTGGCTGTTACGCAGATGGGTTAA
- a CDS encoding PAS domain-containing protein codes for MQPTDYPIHRDVLKQFWYAFTKTGQVEPVNGQQLDPIVLRSWQRCAPRLSPRQAPRLVTLQEPALLKTLKVHEDLTMLARPFLEDIYQFLEGSYCAVLVTDGAGCILDLEGDQSVLSQTQDPVTTRGRPVSPFGANDGDGLHKGTIWSEGVMGTNALGLALLTAMPVQVVGAEHYHEFFHQIASSAAPIHDVNGRIIGLIALLEPLSSVSRHSLSLVMAAARAINNQLQANLYLEEANNRLTEVKAILEVIHEGVVTWDANGQINHINALAAQTLKINPASILGRPFNEILHFPDELHK; via the coding sequence ATGCAACCTACAGATTACCCCATTCACCGTGACGTACTCAAGCAATTTTGGTACGCCTTCACCAAAACCGGGCAGGTAGAGCCGGTCAATGGGCAGCAGTTAGACCCCATCGTGCTGCGCTCCTGGCAGCGCTGCGCCCCCCGCCTTAGTCCGCGTCAGGCCCCCCGCCTGGTTACACTGCAAGAACCGGCGCTGCTTAAAACGCTCAAAGTCCATGAAGACCTTACCATGCTCGCCCGCCCTTTCCTGGAAGACATCTATCAGTTTCTTGAGGGGTCTTACTGCGCCGTCCTCGTCACCGATGGCGCGGGCTGCATTTTGGACCTGGAAGGCGACCAATCGGTACTCAGCCAGACACAGGACCCGGTAACAACCCGCGGACGGCCGGTTTCCCCCTTTGGCGCCAATGACGGCGATGGCCTGCACAAAGGAACCATCTGGTCAGAAGGGGTCATGGGAACCAACGCCCTGGGGCTGGCGCTGCTGACCGCCATGCCTGTCCAGGTGGTTGGGGCCGAGCATTACCACGAGTTTTTTCACCAGATTGCCAGTTCCGCCGCGCCGATTCATGATGTGAACGGCCGTATCATTGGCCTCATCGCCTTATTAGAACCGCTGTCATCGGTTTCGCGGCACAGCCTATCGCTGGTGATGGCCGCCGCGCGGGCTATCAACAATCAACTCCAGGCCAACCTGTATCTGGAAGAAGCCAACAACCGCCTGACAGAAGTCAAAGCTATTTTGGAAGTCATTCACGAAGGTGTTGTCACCTGGGACGCCAACGGCCAGATCAACCACATCAACGCCCTGGCGGCCCAGACGCTCAAGATCAATCCCGCTTCTATTTTGGGCCGCCCTTTTAACGAAATTCTGCACTTTCCCGATGAACTGCACAAGTGA
- a CDS encoding cytochrome c has product MLTRAIIPIILFFCLVGCATADPPSATPTLPPQLAQGQKVFQTHCGACHSLQPDLTIVGPSLHGIATHAADRVDGQDARTYIYTAVLNPSAYTVPGYAQLMPTTFGKTITGEDLDALVAYLLTME; this is encoded by the coding sequence TTGCTAACAAGAGCGATCATTCCCATCATCCTGTTTTTTTGTCTGGTTGGCTGCGCCACCGCCGACCCTCCATCAGCCACGCCTACCCTTCCCCCCCAACTGGCCCAAGGCCAGAAAGTATTTCAGACCCACTGCGGCGCCTGCCACAGCCTCCAACCCGACCTGACTATTGTCGGCCCTTCCCTGCACGGCATCGCCACTCACGCCGCCGACCGCGTAGACGGCCAGGACGCTCGCACCTATATCTACACGGCCGTTCTCAATCCCAGCGCTTACACTGTGCCCGGCTACGCCCAGCTGATGCCCACCACCTTCGGCAAAACCATCACCGGCGAAGACCTGGACGCCCTCGTCGCCTACCTGCTGACAATGGAATAA
- a CDS encoding lycopene cyclase family protein produces MPSKPFDALIIGAGPGGVALAAALGDLGLTVGGLTPDDPATPWINTFGIWRDELDAPGLSPDWLSHQWQDCTVYANGREIPLHRIYGLLNNNTVQAHFLNRSQQAGMHWFRGRAAELSHTPTHSQVTLADGRAVNARLVIDASGHHPVFVQRPYKPDVAMQAAYGIVGRFSRPPVRRQQMVLMDFRSNHLSPTEKEAPPTFLYAMDLGDDLYFVEETSLASYPAVAYDVLQRRLEQRLAHRGIAVTEVQHVEHCLFPMNLPMPYLNQPVMGYGGAASLVHPASGYQVGAAMRYAPELAQVIATALDAPRSTPGDVAQAAWHALWPVDRIRRHNIYLYGLATLLRFNDKQIQHFFAAFFDMPQPQWAGYLSNSLNTNEVLQAMLGLFVQTSNPVRRSLLSGVGSAGGLLWHALRGQPA; encoded by the coding sequence ATGCCTTCTAAACCATTTGATGCTTTGATTATTGGCGCAGGACCGGGTGGGGTGGCGTTGGCCGCCGCGCTAGGCGACCTGGGCCTGACGGTGGGCGGTCTGACGCCCGACGACCCGGCCACTCCCTGGATCAACACCTTTGGTATCTGGCGCGATGAACTGGACGCGCCGGGCCTGTCGCCCGATTGGCTGAGCCACCAATGGCAGGATTGCACGGTGTATGCCAACGGCCGTGAAATCCCCCTCCACCGCATCTATGGCTTGCTGAACAACAACACCGTGCAGGCCCACTTCCTGAACCGCAGCCAGCAGGCCGGGATGCACTGGTTTCGTGGACGGGCGGCAGAGTTGAGCCATACACCCACCCATTCACAGGTGACGCTGGCCGACGGCCGTGCCGTGAACGCCCGCCTGGTGATTGACGCCAGCGGCCATCACCCGGTGTTTGTGCAACGGCCGTACAAACCAGACGTAGCGATGCAGGCCGCCTATGGCATCGTCGGCCGCTTTTCCCGCCCCCCCGTCCGCCGCCAACAAATGGTGCTGATGGACTTTCGTTCCAACCACCTGTCGCCCACAGAAAAAGAAGCGCCGCCCACCTTCTTATACGCCATGGATTTGGGCGATGACCTTTATTTCGTTGAAGAAACCTCACTGGCTAGTTATCCGGCCGTGGCCTACGATGTGTTGCAGCGCCGCCTGGAGCAGCGATTGGCCCATCGGGGCATCGCTGTAACCGAGGTGCAGCATGTGGAACACTGCCTGTTCCCCATGAATTTGCCCATGCCCTACCTGAACCAACCGGTGATGGGTTATGGCGGCGCGGCCAGCCTGGTACACCCGGCCTCCGGCTATCAGGTGGGCGCGGCCATGCGTTATGCCCCGGAGTTGGCCCAGGTGATTGCCACAGCCTTAGACGCACCGCGCAGCACGCCAGGCGACGTGGCGCAAGCCGCCTGGCACGCCTTGTGGCCGGTGGACCGCATTCGCCGACACAACATCTATCTCTATGGTCTGGCTACCCTGCTGCGTTTCAACGACAAACAAATCCAGCACTTTTTTGCCGCGTTTTTTGACATGCCTCAACCACAATGGGCCGGTTATTTGTCTAATTCGCTCAATACCAATGAGGTTTTGCAGGCGATGCTGGGCCTGTTTGTGCAAACGTCGAACCCTGTGCGACGTTCGCTGTTGTCTGGCGTGGGCAGCGCCGGGGGATTGTTGTGGCACGCGCTGCGCGGCCAACCGGCGTGA
- a CDS encoding heavy metal translocating P-type ATPase: MTEQTFQITGMDCADCARSVEKGVARLAGIESCQLNFTTETLRVTGNADRAAIVARVQELGYDVASANQLTNRPANQPATAFFPYLWARRDTRLALLAALLILPGLVFDELLPGLGVDGAWIEITAVLALIIAGLPIFKSAWTAVRINREININVLMSIAAIGAVLIGAYTEAGMVMVLFVIAEAIEGYTADRARQSIRRLMELAPNKATVLRQCLDCAGHLGQDGYTGGPCPFCGLEEQRVAVAELRVGETIVVKPGERVPMDGRILAGRSAINQAPITGESLPLEKQPGDDVFAGSINGPGTLEIAITHLAEDNTLSRLIKLVAEAQEAQAPSQRFVDQFARYYTPIVVAIAALVATVPPLAFGQPWLDAADPAQGWIYRALALLVVACPCALVISTPVSIVSAISNAARHGVIFKGGAHLEELSRVRAVAFDKTGTLTRGEPAVVAVRSAVCELPAGAACADCDDLLALASAVEQRSEHPIAQAVVAQAAVHGVAQQYKAAENVQALSGRGVTGQVNGRAVTIGSHHYFNDHAAHAAHCAELDTAANQGYTTMLIGRDDDYLGYIAVADTVRETSKTAVAELRALGIHYLVMLTGDNEQTAHKVAADVGMGMAEVWANCLPEDKVTAVSQLRQQHGHVVMVGDGINDTPALAAANVGVAIGHTAQALETADVTLMHDDLRLLPFAIRLSRATMRVIGVNVALALGLKFAFFGLVLLGLGSMWLAVLADMGVSLLVTANGMRLLRWPGLKR, translated from the coding sequence ATGACCGAACAAACTTTCCAAATCACCGGCATGGACTGCGCCGACTGCGCCCGCAGCGTGGAAAAAGGTGTTGCCCGGCTGGCTGGCATCGAAAGCTGCCAGCTTAACTTCACCACCGAAACGCTGCGCGTAACCGGGAACGCAGACCGCGCCGCCATCGTCGCCCGCGTTCAGGAGCTTGGCTACGACGTGGCCTCGGCCAACCAGCTAACCAACCGACCGGCCAATCAGCCCGCCACGGCCTTCTTCCCTTACCTGTGGGCGCGGCGCGATACACGGCTGGCGCTGCTGGCGGCGCTGCTGATCCTGCCCGGTCTGGTGTTTGATGAACTGCTGCCGGGCTTGGGCGTGGACGGGGCGTGGATTGAGATAACGGCCGTTCTCGCCCTCATCATCGCCGGTTTGCCCATATTTAAGAGCGCGTGGACGGCCGTGCGTATCAACCGCGAAATCAACATCAACGTCCTCATGTCCATCGCCGCCATCGGCGCGGTGCTGATTGGCGCGTACACCGAAGCGGGCATGGTCATGGTGCTGTTTGTCATCGCCGAGGCCATCGAAGGCTACACCGCCGACCGCGCCCGCCAATCCATCCGCCGCCTGATGGAACTGGCCCCCAACAAAGCTACCGTGCTGCGCCAGTGCCTGGACTGCGCCGGCCACCTGGGGCAAGATGGCTACACCGGCGGCCCGTGCCCCTTCTGCGGCCTCGAAGAGCAGCGCGTGGCCGTGGCCGAATTGCGCGTGGGTGAGACGATTGTGGTGAAGCCGGGCGAGCGTGTACCGATGGACGGCCGTATCCTCGCCGGCCGCTCGGCCATCAACCAGGCCCCCATCACCGGCGAAAGCCTGCCGCTGGAAAAGCAGCCCGGCGACGACGTGTTTGCCGGCAGCATCAACGGGCCGGGCACGTTGGAGATCGCCATCACCCATCTGGCCGAAGACAATACCCTCAGCCGCCTCATTAAATTGGTGGCCGAAGCGCAAGAAGCCCAGGCCCCCTCGCAGCGCTTTGTAGACCAGTTTGCCCGCTATTACACGCCCATCGTTGTGGCGATTGCCGCTTTGGTCGCCACCGTGCCACCGCTGGCCTTTGGGCAGCCCTGGCTGGACGCCGCCGACCCGGCGCAGGGCTGGATTTACCGGGCGCTGGCGCTGTTGGTGGTCGCCTGCCCATGCGCGTTGGTCATCAGCACGCCGGTCAGCATCGTCAGCGCCATCAGTAATGCGGCGCGGCATGGCGTTATCTTCAAGGGTGGGGCGCACCTGGAGGAACTGAGCCGCGTCCGGGCTGTTGCCTTCGACAAAACGGGCACGTTGACGCGGGGTGAACCGGCCGTTGTTGCCGTGCGCTCGGCCGTGTGTGAACTGCCCGCCGGCGCAGCGTGCGCCGACTGTGATGATCTGTTGGCGCTGGCGAGCGCCGTGGAGCAGCGCAGCGAGCATCCCATCGCTCAGGCGGTGGTGGCGCAGGCGGCGGTGCATGGCGTGGCGCAGCAGTACAAAGCGGCGGAAAACGTGCAGGCGCTCAGCGGGCGCGGGGTGACGGGGCAGGTCAACGGCCGTGCCGTCACCATCGGCAGCCACCACTATTTTAACGACCACGCCGCCCACGCCGCCCACTGCGCCGAGCTGGACACGGCCGCCAACCAGGGCTACACCACCATGCTCATCGGCCGAGATGATGATTATCTGGGCTATATCGCGGTGGCCGACACAGTGCGCGAAACAAGCAAGACGGCCGTCGCTGAACTGCGCGCTCTGGGCATCCACTACCTGGTCATGCTGACCGGCGACAACGAACAGACAGCGCACAAGGTAGCCGCCGACGTGGGCATGGGCATGGCCGAGGTGTGGGCCAATTGTTTGCCGGAAGATAAGGTAACGGCCGTGTCCCAACTACGTCAGCAGCACGGCCATGTCGTCATGGTCGGCGATGGCATCAACGACACGCCGGCGCTGGCGGCGGCCAATGTCGGCGTCGCCATCGGCCACACCGCCCAGGCCCTGGAAACGGCCGATGTGACGCTGATGCACGACGATTTGCGCCTGCTGCCCTTTGCCATCCGCCTCAGTCGGGCGACGATGCGCGTGATTGGCGTGAACGTGGCCCTGGCGCTGGGGCTGAAGTTTGCCTTTTTTGGGCTGGTGCTGCTGGGATTAGGCTCCATGTGGCTGGCGGTGCTGGCCGACATGGGCGTTTCGCTGTTGGTGACGGCAAATGGGATGCGCCTGCTGCGTTGGCCGGGATTAAAACGGTAG